In Nocardioides daphniae, the DNA window CGGGCGACAAGGTGGCGCTGACCTGCCCCAACCTGCCCTACTTCACGATCGCCTACTACGGCATCCTCAAGGCCGGGGCGACCGTGGTGCCGCTCAACGTGCTGCTCAAGGGACGCGAGGTCGCCTACCACCTGGCCGACTCGGAGGCGAAGGCCTACTTCTGCTTCGAGGGCACGCCCGCTGCCCATGGGGCAGGAGGTACGCCGGGTTCACGGCCACCGACTCGTGCGAGCACTTCTTCGTGATCACCGCCCAGATGGGTGCGCCGTCGCCGATCCCCGGCACCGACACCATGGTCGGCGCGATGGGGGGCGCTGCCGCTGACTTCACCGGTCCGGAGCTGTCGGGCGACGACGGCGCGGTCATCCTCTACACCTCGGGCACCACCGGCCAGCCCAAGGGCGCCGAGCTGACCCACACCAACATGCTCTCCAACGCGCTCGCCTCCGACCGGCTCTTCGGGGCCGACGCGGAGCACCCCGACACCTACCTCTGCGTGCTGCCGCTCTTCCACTCCTTCGGGCAGACGGTGATCCAGAACAGCGCCATCGCCTTCGGCGGCACCATCGTGATGCTGCCGCGCTTCGAGGCCGAGGCGGCGCTGCAGCTGATGGCCGCGGAGAAGATCACCTTCTTCGCCGGCGTCCCGACGATGTACTGGGGCCTGCTCGGTGTCCTCGACGACTCCGGCGTCGACGTGAAGGCGCTCGCCGAACAACTGCGCGTCGCGGTCTCCGGCGGCGCCGCGCTGCCGGTCGAGGTGCACCGCGAGTTCGAGCGGCGCTTCGGGATCACCATCATGGAGGGCTACGGCCTCTCGGAGACCTCGCCGGTCGCGAGCTTCTCGAAGTTCGGCGAGCCGGTGCGCGTCGCTCCATCGGCCCGGCCATCCCTGACGTCGAGATGAAGCTGATCAACCCCGAGCCCGGCCAGTGGGACGAGGTGCCCGAGGGCGAGGTCGGCGAGATCGCGATCAAGGGCCCCAACGTCATGAAGGGCTACTACAACCGCCCCGAGGCGACCGCCGAGGTCATCCGCGACGGCTGGTTCCGCTCCGGCGACCTGGCCCGCGTCGACGAGGACGGCTGGTACTACATCGTCGACCGGACCAAGGACCTGATCATCCGCGGTGGTTACAACGTCTACCCCCGCGAGATCGAGGAGGTCCTGCTCACCCACCCCGACGTCTCGCTGGCCGCCGTGATCGGGGTCCCGCACGACAGCCACGGCGAGGAGATCAAGGCCGTGGTGATCCGCAAGCCGGGGGCCACGGTGACCGAGGACGAGCTGCTCGCCTGGGGCAAGGAGCAGATGGCGACGTACAAGTATCCGCGCATCGTCGAGTTCCGCGAGTCGCTGCCGATGACCGCGACGGGCAAGATCCTCAAGCGCGAGCTGTGAGCCGCTGACCGTAGGCTGCGCGCCATGGCCAAGTCCTTCGGCATCGCGCTCGGCGTCCTCATGCTCATCTCCGGCGCCGTGTGGACCTTCCAGGGACTCGGCTGGATCGGCGGGTCGGCGATGAGCGGTGTGGAGATCTGGGCCACCATCGGCCCGATCGTCGCGGGCCTCGGGCTGGCGCTGGTCATCGTCGCGGTCAAGGGCCAGCCCAAGTAGCCGGCGCCGGGACCTGAG includes these proteins:
- a CDS encoding AMP-binding protein, which translates into the protein MITAQMGAPSPIPGTDTMVGAMGGAAADFTGPELSGDDGAVILYTSGTTGQPKGAELTHTNMLSNALASDRLFGADAEHPDTYLCVLPLFHSFGQTVIQNSAIAFGGTIVMLPRFEAEAALQLMAAEKITFFAGVPTMYWGLLGVLDDSGVDVKALAEQLRVAVSGGAALPVEVHREFERRFGITIMEGYGLSETSPVASFSKFGEPVRVAPSARPSLTSR
- a CDS encoding AMP-binding enzyme, which translates into the protein MKLINPEPGQWDEVPEGEVGEIAIKGPNVMKGYYNRPEATAEVIRDGWFRSGDLARVDEDGWYYIVDRTKDLIIRGGYNVYPREIEEVLLTHPDVSLAAVIGVPHDSHGEEIKAVVIRKPGATVTEDELLAWGKEQMATYKYPRIVEFRESLPMTATGKILKREL